The Microbacterium esteraromaticum genome contains the following window.
TGCACCCGGTTCTGCTGATCCGCAGAGGGGGCCGGGGTGTTCCCGGCGACGCACTCGCCGACAAGCCCGTTCTGCTCGAGGATCGTCACCGCATCCGGGCAGGCCATGCCGACCAGGTTCAGATCGCCCACATTGACCAGCGCCGCCGTGGGCGTATCAGACGGTGTGGGCTCTTCGGTGGGTGTCTCGGACTGCGAGGTCGGCGGCGTTGTCGGGACCTCGTCGCGGTCCTGCGGGTTGCCCAGCAGCGCCAATAGCGTGCCGCCCAGCACGAGCACCAGCAGCACGATCAGCGCGATCAGCGGCCAGGTCCAGGGGCTGCGCTTCTTCTTCTCGGTCTCTTCGCCCTCCGCGGCTCCCTCAGTGGGAAGCTGCGCCGTGGTCGGCATGATGCGCGTGGCATCGTCTGCACCGGTGAGCACCCGCGTGGCGTCGTCGAGCATGGCCGCACCGGCGGCCGCCGCGATGGCGGGAACGGCGATCGCGGCCGAGTTCAGATCGCCGCGGCGCAGCGCCTGCGCGGCTCTGGCGACGGTCGCGGCCGAAGACGGCCGGTCGGCGGGCTTCTTGGCGATCATCGCCATCACGAGGTTCTGCACCGGCTGCGGCACGGTCGCCGGCAGCGGAGGCGCCTGCTCGTTGATCTGCGCCATCGCGATCGCGACCTGCGACTCACCCGTGAACGGGCGCTTGCCGGCAAGGCTCTCGTACGCGACGATACCGAGCGAATAAATGTCGGTCGCGGGCGACGCCGGGTGCCCCGACGCCTGCTCGGGCGACAGGTACTGCACTGTGCCCATGACCTGACCGGTGGCCGTCAGCGGCACCTGGTCGGCGATGCGTGCGATGCCGAAGTCGGTGATCTTGACGCGGCCGTCGGGGGTGATCAGCAGGTTTCCCGGCTTGATGTCGCGGTGCACCAGCCCGGCCGCGTGCGCGGCCTGCAACGCGGCTGCGGTCTGCGCGACGATGTCGAGCGTCTTGTCGGCGCTCAGCGCACCGTCACGCTCGAGGATCGTCGACAGCGCCTCACCGGGCACGAGCTCCATGACGAGGTAGGCCGAGCCGTTCTCCTCGCCGTAATCGAAGACGCTGGCGATGCCTTCGTGGTTGACCAGTGCGGCGTGACGGGCCTCGGCGCGGAAGCGCTCGAGGAACCCGGGGTCGCCCATGTACTCGTCTTTGAGGATCTTGATGGCGACGGTGCGGCCGATGACGTGATCCGTCGCCTCCCACACCTCGCCCATGCCGCCGATCGCGATACGCGACAGCAGCTCGTAGCGTCCTCCGAACGACACACCCTGCGTCGGCCTCATCTGCCCAGCACCGCCTCTATGACCTTCTTCGCAATCGGGGCGGCGAGCTCATTGCCCGTTCCCGACTGACCCTTTCCACCGCCGTCTTCGACGAGGACCGCCACTGCGACCTGCGGATCATCCGCGGGCGCAAAACCTGTGAACCACAGCGTGTACGGTGCGTCTTCACCGTTCTGCGCTGTGCCTGTTTTTCCGGCGACATCGACGCCATCTATTCTTGCACCCGTCGCGGCTCCCGACTCGACGCCCGCGACCATCACGGCAGTCAGCGCGGCGGCATCCTCGGCGTCGAGCACCTGATCGAACGCCTCGTCGGTGAACTGCTGGTGCACAGCGAAGTCGTCACCGATGACGGCATCCGCCATGCGCGGCTTCATGACCGTTCCTGCATTGCCGACCCCGGCCGAGACCATCGCCATCTGCAGCGGCGTCGCCGTGACCTGCCCCTGTCCGAAACCGGTGAGCGCCGTCTCGGGGTCGTTCAGTCCGCGCGGGTAGCTCGATTCGGTGACTTGCAGCGGGATCTCGAACTCGGTGTTGAACCCGAACCTCTCGGCGGTCTCGCGGATGGCCTCGTCGCCGAGCGCGACCGCCAACTGTGCCATGGGGATGTTGCAGCTCAGCTTGAGTGCCTCGGCGATGGTTGCGGTCTCCCCCGGGCCGCAGGTGCCACCCCATGCGTTCGAGATCTGCGTCGAGGTACCCGGCAGGGTGTAGCGCGCGGGGTTCGGGAGCGTCGACTCCATGGTCCAGTCACCGGATGCCAGTGCAGCGGCGACCACGACGACCTTGAACGTCGAACCCGGCGGGTTCAGCTTGCCGGCGATGCCGCGGTTGTAGAGCGGCTTGGTGGGATCTGCGGCGAGTTCGTCGTGCGCGGCATTGACCGCCGCGGGGTCGTGCGCCGCGAGCGTGTTCGTGTCGTACCCGGGGGTGGATGCCATCGCGAGCACGCGACCGGTGGCGGGCTCGATGGCGACGACGGCTCCCTGCAGCCCGTCCAGGGCCTCGTAGGCCGCGCGCTGCGCGCGGGCATCCAGCGTCAGCTCGACGCTGAGACCCTGTTGGGGCTGACCCGACAGGATCCGCTCGATCTCGCTGAAGAACCGGTTCGACCCGGTGCCCGAGAGATCGGCGTTGAAGGCGCTCTCAATGCCGGTTGCCGAGTTCAGTGCGGGGTTGACGTAGCCGGTGACCGGCGCCCACATCATCGGGTCGGTGTAGACGCGCTGGTACTGGTAGCGGTCATCCGACGGCACCGATGACGCGATCGCCGCCCCGTCGACGATGATCGATCCGCGCTGGATCTCGAAACTGTCCAGACGCGTGCGGGTGTTCGCCGGGTTCTGGGCGAGGTTGTCGGCGTCGACGACCTGGATCCAGCTCGTGGCCAGGAACAGCGACAGGAACATCGCCAGCACGACGAAGCTCAGGCGGCGCAGCTCTTTCGTCATCCGTTCACCACCTCTCTCATCCGATCACGACCCTGGGCTGACGACGCACGGCATCGCTGATGCGCAGCAGCAGCGCCACGATCAACCAGTTCGCCACGAGCGACGAGCCACCGGCAGCGAGGAACGGCGTCGTCAGACCCGTCAGCGGGATCACCCGGGTGACACCGCCGACCATGATGAACACCTGCAGCGCGATCGTGAACGACAGGCCGGTAGCGAGCAGCTTTCCGAAGTCGTCCTGGCCGGCCAGCCCGATGCGCAGGCCGCGGCTGACGAAGACCATGTAGAGGCACAGGATGGCGAACAGCCCGACGATGCCAAGCTCTTCGCCGAGACTCGGGATGATGTAGTCGCTGTGCGACAGGGGCGTGATGTGCGGCCGGCCCTGTCCCCAACCCGTGCCGATGAGCCCGCCGTGCGCGAGGCCGAAGATGCCCTCGACGAGCTGGTAGCTGCCACCGTCGGCGGCGATCACGTCGGGGTTGAACGCGTCGAGCCAGTTCGTGAAGCGACCCTGCACGTAGGCAAGCACCCGCGTGGCGAAGAACACGCCGACGGCGACACCCGCAAGGCCGATCAGCACCCAGCTGGTCTTGCCGGTCGCGACGTACAGCATGGCGATGAACATGCCGAAGATCAGCATCCCGGTGCCAAGGTCGCGCTGGGTGACGATGATCAGCAGCGAGATCAGCCAGACCACCAGCACCGGCCCGAGCTCGCGCATGCGCGGCCAGGTGATGCCGAGGAACTTCTTGCCCACCGAGCTGAGGCTCTCGCGGGTGCGCACGAGGTAACCGGCGAAGAAGATCGCCAGACAGATCTTTGCGAGCTCACCCGGCTGGAACGAGAACAGGCCACCGATCGATACCCACACATCGGCGTTCGCGCCCGTCGCGCCGAGCCCGGGGATGAACGGCAGGATCAGCAGCACGATGCCGGCCAGGCCCGAAATGTACGTGTACCGGTACAGCACCCGGTAATTGCGCAGCAGTACGACCAGGGCGATCGCCCCGGCGATCGAGATCGCGGTCCAGGCCAGCTGTTTGGTCGAGAACGCTTCCCAGCCGGTGTTGTTCTGGGCGATGTCGATGCGGTAGATCATCGCGATGCCCAGGCCGGTGAGCACCGTCGCGATCGGCAGCACGAACGGATCGGCATCGGATGCGACGAAGCGCAGCACGATGTGCAGCGCGAAGACCAGTACGGCCAGTCCGCCGCCGATCGCCAGGATCATCGGATCGACGACGCCTAGGGCGCCCAGCTGCACCAGGGTCAGGGCCGAGCCGGCGATCGCGATCGCGAACAGCAGCAGCCAGAACTCACGGTTGCGCTGCTTCTGCGGCATCCGAAGCTTCTTCAGCGCCTTCACGACGCTGGTGTCGGCACTCACGGCGGTCATGGTGTCGGCACCTCCGTGGGCAGGGGCGTCGCCGTCGGCGAGATCTCAGGAACCGGGGTCGCCTCGGGAACCGGGGCCAGCTCGCTGGCCCGCAGTCGCTCGGTGATCGCCAGCGCGTCGGTGTACGAACGGGCGTTGATCGTGCGCTCGACCGAGGCGCGCTGGTACGAGGGAAGATCGGCGAGCAGGATGCCGGTGTCGTGCACCTCGGTCGACAGCGAGAGCGGGCCGAGGTTCTGCTGCACACCGCGGAAGATCACGACGCTGTCGTCATCGGCGCCGACGAAGTAGCGCGTCTGCGTCCAGTTGTACGCCAGCATCCCAGCGCCGACGAGCGCGGCGATCGCGAGGAACAGCGCCACCAGCCATGCCGCGCGTCGACGACGCGCGCGGCGGCGATCCTCTTCAATGATCTCCTCGAAGTAGTCGGAGTCGGGCTCGAAGTGGCTGGGCTCGTTGGCGGCCTGCCGCACCGGGTGCAGCCAGCTGCTGAGCGAGGGGCGCACGGTCGGCATCGGCAGATCCGACGGGGTGGACGCCGCTCCGACGATGGTGGGTGTGCCGGAAGAGAGCGGATGCGCGCCACCGACGTCGACGAGGACGACCGTGACGTTGTCGGGGGCGCCGCCGTCGAGCGCCTGCTTGAGCAGGTTGTCGGCCGTGCGGCCCGGGGCGAGGCCCAGCCCCATCGCCTTGGCGATGTGCTCGTCGTCGACGACACCGGACAGGCCGTCCGAGCACAGCAACCAGCGATCGCCCGGCCGAGTCGGCATGACGAACATGTCGAGGTCGGGCGCGATGTCCATGTCGCTGAGTACGCGCATCAGCACCGAACGGCGCGGGTGGTAGCGCGCTTCTTCGACGGTGATGCGCCCCGAGTCGACCAGGCGCTGGACGAACGTGTGGTCGGTGGTGATCTGGGTGAGCGCGTCGTCGCGGTACAGGTAGATGCGCGAGTCGCCGATATGCCCGATCACGGCGTAGTCGTCGACCATGACGATGGCGCTGAGCGTGGTGCCGAGGCCGGCGAGCTCAGGGCGCTCCTTCGACGCGCGCACGAGGTCGGATGCCGCGCTGGTGGCCGCGGCCTGCAACGAGGCCTGGGCGTCGTCGGTGCTCGCGTAGGCCTGGTCGAGGCCCTCCATGCGGGCGATGGCCATGCTCGAGGCGACGTCGCCTCCGGCATGCCCGCCCATGCCGTCGGCGACGACGAACAGGTTCGCGCCGGAGTAGCCGGAGTCCTGGTTGTTGGAGCGGACCTTCCCGGTGTGGGAGATCGCGGCGCTCGAGCCCTCGAAGACCATCGTGGTGCGCGCCCTTACGCTCGCAGCTCGAACGTTGTGGCGCCCACCTTGATGGGGGTGCCGAGGGCGACCTGCGTGGGGGTATCGCCGAGACGCTGGCCGGCGAGGAAGGTGCCGTTGGTCGAGCCGAGGTCCTGCAGGGTCCAGATGTCGCCCCGCTTCGAGAGGCGAGCGTGGTGGCTGGAGGTGTAGTCGTCTCGGATGACCAGGCCTGATTCGCTGGACCGGCCGATGGTCATCGAGTCAGCGGCGCCGAGGGGGACTTCGAGCCCCACCTTCGGTCCCGAGGTGATCACCAGCCGCGTCGCGACCTGCGCCGATGATGCGGTCGGGCGCGGTGCGGCGGCGCGCGCGGATGCCACGGGCGCCGCACCCGCTTCACCGGCCGGCATCTTGCGCACGCGCACGCCGAACAGGTCGGAACGCAGCGAGTAGACGACGCCGAAGACGAAGAACCACAGCATCACCAGGAAGCCGATGCGCAGCACTAGCAGCATCAGTTCACTCATCGGGTGCCCTCCTTGCTCGTGAGCGGGACGACACGGAAGGTCAGCTCGGTGCGACCGATGGTGAAGGTCGCATCGGGCGTCAGGGCGGCTTCGCGCACCTTCTGCCCCTCGAGCTTGGTGCCGTTGGTGGAGCCCAGATCGCGCAGCAGGGCGCGTTCGCCGTCCCAGAGGATCTCTGCGTGGCGCCGGCTGGAGCCCGCGTCGGCGATGGTCAGGTCGGCGTCGCTGCCGCGCCCGATCACGGTGCGCGCGCCGGCGAGAGGATGCTGTCGCCCGTCGATCTCGACGACACCCTGCCAGCTGACGCGGCTCTCGACGGAGCTGGAGTTCACGCGGACGGTGCCGGTCGCGATGCGGTCATCGGCCTCGATGGCGATCGAGAGCGGGCCGGCGAAACTGTATCCCTGCGTGCGGGCGTGCTTGGTCAGCAGAGTGTAGAGCTCGTCATGCAGTGCGCGGCCGAGGGATCGCATCCGCTCATCGTCTTCGGGGCTCAGGCGCACCAGGTAGTCGCTGGGGGTGATGATCCGATCGCGGCTGACCACCGCGGCCTTCGTGTCGGCCTCGCGGCGCAGGGCGGAGGCGATCTCGACCGGCTGGATGCCGCTGCGGAAGGTCTTGGCGAAGGCACCGTTGACGGCGCGTTCCAGACCCTTCTCAAAGCTGTCGAGTAGTCCCACGGGGTTCCTTTGGCATGCTGATCGGTCACGTCATCGTATCGGTGCGGCCTGAAAACGCGCCCCCGACGTTGCGCAGTCGTGAATCTCGCCCGCCCGCGTCACGCTCTCCTCCCCGTGAGAAACCACTTCCCGTATGAGAAACCACCCCGCACGTGGTGTTTCAGACGGGAAGTGGTTTCTCAGCGGGGGTGGACGGGGCGACGGGGGGGGTGACAGGGGGTGTGCAAAAGCAGGGGGAGAACCGTGATATCTTTGGGAGGTTGGCTTCTGCGGAAGACAACATGCGCGAGTGGCGGAATAGGTAGACGCGCTGGCTTCAGGTGCCAGTGCCTGCAAGGGCGTGGGGGTTCAAGTCCCCCCTCGCGCACCACGGAAAAGAGGCCCGGATCTCAGGATCCGGGCCTCTCGTGTTTCCGCGCACCAGTCGGCCCCGCAACCGCGCAGGCACTCTTACGCGGGCCTCCTAGGCTCGAAGCATGGAGTCTGTTGAGCAGTCCTCGCGGACGGGTACGTCCCGCGGCATCGTCGTTCTCGTCGCCGGCACGGCGCTCGCCCTGTGGATCGTGCTCGGACGCTTCCTGTTCGGCGCCGGGGGTGAACTCGTCACCGCGTACCTGATGATCGGCGTCGTGGTCATCGTGCTGCACATCTTCATCGCCCGGGCCATCGCCCGCACGGCCGACCGCGGGTTCACGCTGCGCCCCTCGACGCGCAGCACTCTCATCGGCGCCTGGGCATGCGGCATCCTTCTCGGTCTCACGATCCCCGACATCACACCCGACGGACTGCAGACCATCATCAGCGGCACCCGCCAACCCGCCCTCGACGTCGCCGTCGGCGTCGCCAACCCGGCGGGGATCATCATGATCGCCCTCACCATCACCGCGCTCGTGCTCGCGAGTCAGGACGCCAACGGGCCGCGCCCCACCGAAGACGAGTACTGACCCCGAAGGTGCCGTCGCACGTCGGTGCTTGACGACCGCGCTGACGACCTACTATGACGGTATGTCCCGCGCAGAGGGTCGAGCCGCCGGCTTCGGCGATGCGAACAGCGGAGTGCCCGGCGACCCGGGCAAACGTGCGGCCCGCCCGTTGCACGTGCGGCGCGGGCGGATCGTCGACGACGTCTACTTCGTCGTCGCCACTCTCGCCGCGATCTGGCTGGCCTGGTTGCTCGCCCGCGAGAGCCTCAGCTGGGGCTGGTGGCTGTTCCTCTTCTTCGTGCTCTTCTGGGCGTTGCTCGCCTACCTGCTGCTGCCGAGGCTGCACAGCATCCTCACCCGCATCTACGTGCCCGGGTACTTCATCGGGCGTGCGCGGACGAGCGACGGACTGCTCGGCGACCCCATCAACCTCGCGATCCGTGGCAGCCAGGCGCAGCTTGAGTCAGCGATGGCGGATGCCGGATGGACGCGCGCCGACCCGGTCACCGCGCGCACCAGCATGCGTATCGTCACGTCGACGCTGACGAGACGCAGCTACGACGAGGCGCCGGTCAGCCCGCTGCTGCTGTTCGGGCGGGTACAGGACCTCGCTTACCAGCAGGAGGTCGAGGGAAACCCGGCCAAGCGTCACCATGTGCGCTTCTGGCGCTGCCCGGAAGGGTGGCGGCTGCCGGGTGGAGGCGAGGCCGATTGGCTGGGCGCGGGTACGTTCGACCGCGCCGTGGGCTTCTCGCTGTTCACGCTGCAGATCACCCACAAGATCGACCGCGACACCGATGTGGAGCGCGACCACATCGTCTCCACGCTCGCGACGGCGTGCCCCGATGCGCAGGTCGACGTCATCCGCGACTTCTCCACCGGGTACCACTCCCGCAACGGCGGTGGCGACACGATCACGACCGACGGTGATCTGCCCATCGTCGACCTGCGGAACGTGCCGGCGCGCCCCGAGTACGAGGCGGCCGGTGACGTGGTCGAGGAGGCCGCTGATCGACGTCCCGTCGCGATCACGCTCGGCGTGCTGCTACTCGCGTTGCGGGCCGTCGCCGGGCTCCTGTTCATCGCCTCCATCGTCATCGGCTGGGATGCCTTCGTCGCCTCGTTGGTGGTCGATGTCGACGATGCCGACCTGGACGCACAGGTCGTCGCGCAGACCGCGGCGATCGTCGTGATCCTGCTGGCCACGATCGGTGTCATCGCGCAGTTCGCACTCATCGGCCTGATCGATCGCGGCAGCAACTGGGCCCGTATCCTGGCGATGACGCTGAGTGTCATCTCGGTCGTCGTCTCGGCCATCGACTACTTCAACGGCGGTCCGCCGGTGAGCCTGCGCGCCAATCTGCTCGGGCTGCCGCTGGACATCCTCGTTCTGCTGGCACTGTCGTCTGCCAGTGCCAGTGCCAGTGCGTGGACGCGGCGCATCCGCTACCTGCGTCTGCGTCGCGCGCACACGACCATCCCGAAGGGGCACAGCGCGCGCGACGCATAGATGCGCTCTGCTAGCGCCGCAGCCCCGCCACCAGCTCGTCGACGATCGCCGTGCGCTGCTCGATGCTCATTGGCTTGCCGGGCACACCCGGTCGGCGCTGGTCGGGACGCGGTCCGTCGAGTGGTCGGTACTGCACACCGGCGGCGGCGAGTCGGCGCAGGTGCACGTCGAGGCGGTCCGCGAAGTCGTCGAACGATCCCGGCTCTCCGCCGAGCCACAACCGCTCGGCGATCGCCGAGAGTCGGGGGAACATCGCGAAGTCGACCCGGTCGCGGGTGGGCAGATGCTCGGTCCACACGTTGGCCTGGCCGCCAACCGCCCCGTCGGGGATGCGCAGCGTGTAGGCGCGTTCGATCGGGAGCGGTGGACCCACTCTGATCGGCTCATCGACGGTATCGGCCTGCGGGTAGTCGAGGTACGCCTCGAGATCGGGGCATCCGATCACCGGGATGCCACGGCGCAGCGCCTCAGCCATCGCAACCGGACCGCGCCAGGCGAGCAGCCGCACACCGTCCGGCACATCGCCTTCGAGCACCTCATCCCAGGCGAGAGCGGTGCGTCCGCGTGAGCGCACGTGGGCGACGAACGCGCGCGTGAACCAGGGCTGCACCTCGTGCACGGACGTGAGGCCCAGCTGCAGCATCCGCTCTTGGGCGGCCGCGCTGGCGGCCCACTCCTGCGTCGACACCTCGTCGCCGCCGATTCCAATCCACTCACAGTCGAATATGCCGCAGAGGGCATCGATTGCCGCGTAGCCGAAATCGAGCGCCGCCTCGGTGGGTGCGAGCGTACGGTGGTTGATCCCGAAGCGCTCCCACGCGCTGGTTGCCGGTTCGGAGACGTCGGTATTGCCGAGCTCGGGGTACGCGGCCAGCGCGGCCTGCACGTGCCCGGGCAGCTCGACTTCGGGTACGAGCGTGACGAACCGCTCGGCCGCATAGGCGACCAGCCCACGCAGCTCGTCCGCGGTGTAGAAGCCTTCGTGTCGCCCGGGCTGCACGGTGGCCTGTGGGCCGTGGCCGAGCTGCGTCGCCTCGCGCACCGCACCGATCTCGGTCAATCGGGGGTAGCCGGGCACCTCGAACCGCCACCCCTGATCGTCGGTGAGATGCAGGTGCAGCACGTTCAGGTGGTGCGCGGCGAGCAGGTCGATCAGGCGGCGCACGTCGTCGACCGGACGGAAGTGCCGCGCCACGTCGAGCATCGCCCCGCGCCAACCGAAGGCCGGCGCCCCCGTCCACGTGCCCGCCGGCAGCTCGGAGCCCACGGGGCTCTCCGGCGTGCAGAGCTGGCGTAGGGTCACCGCACCGCGGAAGACCCCCTCGGGCGTCGCCCCGGCGACCTCGACGAGAGTCGGCGAGACGGTGATGCGGAATCCTTCGCGGTCGTCGCTGACGTCGTCGGTGACCCGCAGGGTGATCGACGGCCGATGTGACGCATCGGAACCTTCGGTGCCGACCTGCAGCCAGTCGCCGAGCTGTCGGGCGATACCCGTCAGTTCGGCGTCCGCGACGATAGGTGTGTCGGCGCGCAGCGTGAACATTCCGTGATCGGAATAGACTTCGCGCTGCACCGCGGGAACCGTCGCCAGGTAGGGGGGCAACGACGCCCGTAGCATCCGTCCCGGCTGGGAGCCGGTGAGAGCCCCGCCTGCGACGACCGGTACACCGGCGACGAGCACCTCGACGGGCGCGAGGTCGGTGCGCAGTCGCTCGGGTGCGAGGTCGGTGGCATCGAAGAGCACCAGGTCGGCGATCGCTCCGGCACGGATGACGCCGCGCGGCGCATCGCCGAGGTCGAGCCCCAGACGCGCGGCGGGCTCTGCGGACGCCAGGCGCACGGCATGTTCCAGCGAAAGACCGCAGCGCGGAGCCGCGGCACTCGCGTCGGAAGCCTGCGCAGATCCGTGCGCAGATCCGCTCGCGGCGACGTTCATCACGCCGGCGGCATGTACGCCCGACACGGTGGTCACACCCACCAGCGGTGACCCACCGGCAGCATCCTCAGCAATCAGGCCCGGTGCCAGCACGAGAGCGGTGCCGTCGATCTCGACGGCGCCGGTCGGCACGTCGAACGCATCCGTGGCATCCGTCCGAGAGATGGCGGCCACGCGCGCACCCTCGACCGCGACGTCGGCGACGTAGCGCTCGGCACCCGTGCCGTCGATCACCGAGACGCCGCGGTACACGCGCACGAGCCCCTCACTTGCCAGGCGTTCGCTCAGCAGCATCCCGTCACCTCCCCCATCGGAACATCGGTCGAGATCGGATGCGGGACGACGGAAGGCACGAAGCGCTCCCCCTTCTCGGTGCTGTGCGCCCGCCCGGTGGGCGGAGTTCGCTCCGCCCACCCTAGCGGGAGCAGCAGGGCTCAGTTCTGCTGGTACGCGATGGCGCGCATCATGCCCGATTCGCCGTGATAGACGTTGTGGCAGTGGGTCATCCAGCGCCCCGGGTTGTCGGCATCGAACTCGACGCGCAGCCGCTGCCCGGGCAGCACGATCGAGGTGTCTTTGCGGGGTCCGCCGCCGCTGTGCTGGTAGGTGTGACCGTGCAGGTGCATCGGATGCCACATCATCGTCGTGTTGACGAAATCGAGGGCGACCCGCTCGCCGGCCGCGACGCCGATCGCATCGCGCATGGGCTGATCCATGTCCATGCGACGGCCGTTGATCCCCCAGTTGTAGCTCATCATCCCGCCGGTGAGTCGAAGCTCGATCGTACGGTCGACGGCGCGCTCGGCAAGCCGAACGGCTTCAACGGCCCGCAGATCTGCCGCGGTCGCCGGTGGACGGGTGCGCGGCAGGCGGTCTTCGGCGCTCGGCACGGCCCCGGGTCCTGTGCGCAGGACAGCACGCGCCTGCTGTCCTTTGCCGAGCGCCTCCGCGATCACCGCGAACGCGCCGTCGGCGGCTGTGATCACGGCGTCGTAGCGTTCTCCCATGCCGAGCACGACGCTTTCGGCGGTGAACGGCTCGATGGGGAATCCATCGGTGTGGGTGAGGGTGAGCGGATGCCCGACGATGCCGAATCGGAAGGCGGTGTCGCCGCCGGCGTTGATGACGCGCAGGCGGATGCGCTGCCCCGGCGTCGCCGTGAACGTCTCGGGATCCTGGGGACCGCGTCCGTTGATCAGGTAGAGGGGGTAGTAGACGTCTCCGGCGTCCCCGCCGAGCAGATCCGATCCGGCGCCCATGAGCATGTGCCCCTGCCGCTGCGGCTCGTCGTCATCGTCGTCTATGCCGCCGTGACCCATCGCGCCGTGATCCATCCCCGCGCCCATACCCTGCGAGAGCTCGGCCAGCACCTCGTCGGGTGTGGACGTGACGCCGTCGAGCCAGTCATCGAGCACGATGATCCACTCGTGGTCGTAGTCACCGGGCTCGGCCGGGTCATCGATGATCAGAGGCGCATACAGGCCCCGATCGAACTGGGTCCCCGAGTGCGGGTGGAACCAGTACGTGCCCGGATGTGAGAGGGCGAAATCGTACGTGAACGTCTCGCCCGGGGCGATCGGCTGCTGGGTGAGGTACGGCACACCGTCCATGTCGTTGCGCAGCGCGAGACCGTGCCAGTGCGCGGTCGTCGAATCGGGCAGGTCGTTGGTCAGCGTCACCTGCAGGCGATCGCCGACCGTGGCGCGGATCGGCTCGGTGGCCGAGGCGCCCCGGTAGGCCCAGGTGTCAGCCGTGGTGCCCCCGAGGTCGAGGGTCATGGGGGTCGCGGTGAGCGTGCGGCGCACGACGGTGCCGGTGACGCGCCGCGCGGCCTCGGCTTCGGTCACGGGAGCGCCGGTGGGAGGGATGAACGCGGATGCCGACGGGCGCGGCGTGCAGGCGGCGAGGCCGGCCGTGGCCAGGGTGAGAGCACCCAATGCGAGGAAGTGTCTGCGGTCGAGTGGGGAAGCCATGACAAGGATCTTTCGTGTCGGTGAGAGAGTGACGAGCGCACGGGGCGAGCCCGCGCAGAATCGACTCACGTGCGACTGATCGACAGTTCTTGTGGTGACAGTGCGGTGCGGCGGGGCGCGGAATGCGCGACGACGTCTGCGGTGATGGTGTGCGGTGAGAGCCGCGGCACCGCGGACAGGGGCGGGTCGACCGCGGTCGGCGCGGCGGGACCTGCCGGCGCCGACAGGCACGGCGTGCCCTCATCGCCGTCGTCCGTCGGGCACGGCATCGGCGTGTGCGCCCTGTCTTCGGGTGCGTGCTC
Protein-coding sequences here:
- a CDS encoding LssY C-terminal domain-containing protein, translated to MSRAEGRAAGFGDANSGVPGDPGKRAARPLHVRRGRIVDDVYFVVATLAAIWLAWLLARESLSWGWWLFLFFVLFWALLAYLLLPRLHSILTRIYVPGYFIGRARTSDGLLGDPINLAIRGSQAQLESAMADAGWTRADPVTARTSMRIVTSTLTRRSYDEAPVSPLLLFGRVQDLAYQQEVEGNPAKRHHVRFWRCPEGWRLPGGGEADWLGAGTFDRAVGFSLFTLQITHKIDRDTDVERDHIVSTLATACPDAQVDVIRDFSTGYHSRNGGGDTITTDGDLPIVDLRNVPARPEYEAAGDVVEEAADRRPVAITLGVLLLALRAVAGLLFIASIVIGWDAFVASLVVDVDDADLDAQVVAQTAAIVVILLATIGVIAQFALIGLIDRGSNWARILAMTLSVISVVVSAIDYFNGGPPVSLRANLLGLPLDILVLLALSSASASASAWTRRIRYLRLRRAHTTIPKGHSARDA
- a CDS encoding beta-N-acetylhexosaminidase, yielding MLLSERLASEGLVRVYRGVSVIDGTGAERYVADVAVEGARVAAISRTDATDAFDVPTGAVEIDGTALVLAPGLIAEDAAGGSPLVGVTTVSGVHAAGVMNVAASGSAHGSAQASDASAAAPRCGLSLEHAVRLASAEPAARLGLDLGDAPRGVIRAGAIADLVLFDATDLAPERLRTDLAPVEVLVAGVPVVAGGALTGSQPGRMLRASLPPYLATVPAVQREVYSDHGMFTLRADTPIVADAELTGIARQLGDWLQVGTEGSDASHRPSITLRVTDDVSDDREGFRITVSPTLVEVAGATPEGVFRGAVTLRQLCTPESPVGSELPAGTWTGAPAFGWRGAMLDVARHFRPVDDVRRLIDLLAAHHLNVLHLHLTDDQGWRFEVPGYPRLTEIGAVREATQLGHGPQATVQPGRHEGFYTADELRGLVAYAAERFVTLVPEVELPGHVQAALAAYPELGNTDVSEPATSAWERFGINHRTLAPTEAALDFGYAAIDALCGIFDCEWIGIGGDEVSTQEWAASAAAQERMLQLGLTSVHEVQPWFTRAFVAHVRSRGRTALAWDEVLEGDVPDGVRLLAWRGPVAMAEALRRGIPVIGCPDLEAYLDYPQADTVDEPIRVGPPLPIERAYTLRIPDGAVGGQANVWTEHLPTRDRVDFAMFPRLSAIAERLWLGGEPGSFDDFADRLDVHLRRLAAAGVQYRPLDGPRPDQRRPGVPGKPMSIEQRTAIVDELVAGLRR
- a CDS encoding multicopper oxidase family protein, producing MASPLDRRHFLALGALTLATAGLAACTPRPSASAFIPPTGAPVTEAEAARRVTGTVVRRTLTATPMTLDLGGTTADTWAYRGASATEPIRATVGDRLQVTLTNDLPDSTTAHWHGLALRNDMDGVPYLTQQPIAPGETFTYDFALSHPGTYWFHPHSGTQFDRGLYAPLIIDDPAEPGDYDHEWIIVLDDWLDGVTSTPDEVLAELSQGMGAGMDHGAMGHGGIDDDDDEPQRQGHMLMGAGSDLLGGDAGDVYYPLYLINGRGPQDPETFTATPGQRIRLRVINAGGDTAFRFGIVGHPLTLTHTDGFPIEPFTAESVVLGMGERYDAVITAADGAFAVIAEALGKGQQARAVLRTGPGAVPSAEDRLPRTRPPATAADLRAVEAVRLAERAVDRTIELRLTGGMMSYNWGINGRRMDMDQPMRDAIGVAAGERVALDFVNTTMMWHPMHLHGHTYQHSGGGPRKDTSIVLPGQRLRVEFDADNPGRWMTHCHNVYHGESGMMRAIAYQQN